The Spirosoma foliorum genome has a window encoding:
- a CDS encoding tyrosine-type recombinase/integrase, translating into MPLTELTIKALKPKEKLYRIADSGGLCLEVTPAGGKLWRWRYYYNGKPQMLALGRYPLVSLAEARDKRDEARKQQQIGKHPTREKKAEKLRRIAEGENTFERVAQQWLAVKGKELKDKYHKQCRTRLQQYVFPLIGALPITEITIPDVVRVVEKTGQRGTIETAKRVKQMTSQIFRYAAQRGLCLHNPASDLRDILPTVREKHHACIHPKELPALMKAIQAYSGDHLTIAVMKLLALTFVRTGELIGAKWSEINWKSAEWHIPAERMKMKRPHVVPLSRQAITILNVLQPVTGHRDHIFHSGASKSKHISNGVVLMALRRMGYQNRMTGHGFRSLASTILNEKGYPPDVIERQLAHEDSDKIRSAYNRADYLLERKKMMQDYADLLDKALQQI; encoded by the coding sequence ATGCCGCTCACCGAACTCACCATTAAGGCCCTTAAGCCCAAAGAAAAGCTCTATCGGATTGCTGATAGTGGTGGGCTTTGTCTGGAAGTAACACCGGCTGGGGGCAAACTTTGGCGCTGGCGTTATTACTACAACGGTAAGCCGCAAATGCTGGCCTTGGGTCGGTATCCCCTTGTGTCATTGGCCGAAGCCAGAGACAAACGCGATGAGGCTCGGAAACAGCAACAAATCGGTAAACATCCGACTCGTGAGAAAAAGGCTGAAAAACTGCGCCGAATAGCTGAAGGTGAAAACACGTTTGAACGAGTAGCCCAGCAATGGTTAGCCGTGAAAGGAAAAGAACTGAAAGATAAATACCACAAGCAATGCCGAACACGCCTTCAACAGTATGTGTTCCCATTAATCGGAGCATTGCCCATAACCGAAATTACGATACCAGACGTTGTTCGTGTCGTGGAGAAAACCGGACAACGGGGTACGATTGAAACCGCCAAACGGGTCAAACAAATGACCAGCCAAATCTTTCGGTATGCGGCTCAGCGCGGTTTATGCCTTCACAACCCCGCTTCTGACCTGAGAGATATTTTGCCCACAGTCAGAGAAAAACATCATGCTTGCATCCATCCAAAAGAGTTGCCGGCTTTGATGAAGGCCATCCAGGCTTACAGCGGTGATCACCTCACTATTGCAGTCATGAAGTTATTGGCTCTGACGTTTGTGCGCACCGGTGAACTCATCGGTGCCAAATGGTCAGAAATAAATTGGAAGAGTGCCGAATGGCATATCCCCGCCGAACGCATGAAGATGAAGCGGCCCCATGTCGTGCCACTATCACGACAAGCCATCACCATTCTAAATGTCTTACAACCCGTTACTGGCCATCGAGACCATATCTTTCATAGCGGAGCCAGCAAGAGCAAGCACATTAGTAACGGTGTCGTGCTAATGGCTTTACGACGCATGGGCTATCAAAACCGCATGACAGGCCATGGATTTAGATCGCTAGCCAGTACAATTTTGAATGAAAAAGGGTATCCGCCTGACGTGATTGAACGGCAATTAGCCCATGAAGACAGCGATAAAATCCGCTCTGCCTATAACCGCGCTGATTACTTACTAGAGCGTAAGAAAATGATGCAGGATTATGCTGATCTACTAGATAAAGCCCTACAGCAAATATAA
- a CDS encoding transposase, whose translation MQDHIRDLLSRFQYCEQLRETAVFRILFGGEEVSQVMDGLGIHSGHTLRSWVQLYRQKMKTGLLTLPAMKQAQKRDMAALKQRNEELEQTLQQANLLILALNTMIETAEKELNVPIRKKSGTKRS comes from the coding sequence ATGCAAGATCACATTCGCGACCTACTGAGTCGCTTTCAGTACTGTGAGCAGCTCCGGGAGACCGCCGTTTTTCGTATCCTTTTTGGCGGGGAAGAAGTAAGCCAAGTGATGGATGGTTTAGGAATTCACAGTGGTCATACACTGCGCAGCTGGGTCCAACTCTATCGCCAGAAGATGAAGACCGGCCTGCTAACTTTACCTGCCATGAAGCAAGCACAAAAACGCGACATGGCCGCCTTAAAACAGCGAAATGAGGAGTTGGAACAGACTCTACAGCAAGCCAATCTGCTGATCCTGGCGCTCAACACCATGATTGAGACTGCTGAAAAAGAATTAAATGTACCAATCAGAAAAAAGTCTGGCACCAAACGGTCTTAA
- a CDS encoding IS3 family transposase: MKCTNQKKVWHQTVLNLRENEIEKVSVGSLCRLFGVSRQAFHARKQRAQRSVSHAMLVLDLVTALRRDVPGLGTRKLHLLLAEPLAKSGIKLGRDKLHKILYNHAMVIRQGRQTPQTTDSNHRLHKYPNLLIDRVIDAPRQVWVSDITYLYIGLGFGYLSLITDAYSKLIVGYCLHPFLTAEGSLKALDMALLTHLEREEELIHHSDRGSQYCSFDYVRKLKGANILISITQQGDPYESAIAERVNGILKTDFRLNRVFITFEEAEKAVHKSIYNYNHLRPHMSCGYLTPVMAHQSEQPLKKHWKPKVYKRSKVVRDQGQFG, translated from the coding sequence ATTAAATGTACCAATCAGAAAAAAGTCTGGCACCAAACGGTCTTAAACCTTCGTGAAAACGAGATAGAAAAGGTGAGTGTCGGAAGCCTTTGCCGACTGTTTGGTGTGAGCCGACAAGCTTTTCACGCTCGAAAACAACGTGCTCAGCGTTCGGTGAGCCATGCGATGTTAGTACTGGACCTGGTGACGGCTCTCAGGAGAGACGTTCCTGGTTTGGGCACCCGGAAATTACATCTTCTGCTGGCAGAACCGCTGGCCAAAAGTGGCATCAAATTAGGGCGTGACAAGTTGCACAAGATCTTATACAATCATGCTATGGTTATCCGTCAGGGTCGACAGACGCCACAAACAACGGATTCCAATCACCGTCTACATAAATACCCTAACTTGCTTATTGATAGGGTTATAGATGCTCCCAGGCAAGTTTGGGTTAGTGATATAACTTACTTGTATATTGGATTGGGATTTGGCTATCTATCGTTAATAACGGATGCTTATTCAAAGCTGATTGTGGGTTACTGTCTTCATCCATTCTTGACGGCGGAAGGCAGTCTCAAAGCATTGGATATGGCTCTATTAACTCATTTGGAAAGGGAAGAAGAACTAATTCACCATTCTGATCGAGGCAGCCAATATTGTAGTTTTGACTACGTTCGCAAGTTGAAAGGGGCAAACATTTTGATCAGTATAACTCAGCAAGGAGACCCTTATGAAAGCGCAATCGCGGAGCGGGTCAATGGAATTCTAAAGACGGATTTCCGGCTAAACCGAGTGTTCATTACTTTTGAGGAAGCTGAGAAAGCGGTTCATAAAAGTATTTATAATTACAACCATCTGCGTCCCCACATGAGCTGTGGATACTTGACTCCAGTGATGGCTCATCAAAGCGAGCAACCGCTGAAAAAGCACTGGAAACCGAAAGTATATAAACGGTCCAAGGTTGTCCGAGACCAAGGCCAATTTGGGTAA
- a CDS encoding helix-turn-helix transcriptional regulator codes for MIDFPQNQLVGFLRLEQVLELIPVSKATWWNGCRSGQFPKPYKLAPRITAWRASDIQNCLNSFQCGNY; via the coding sequence ATGATTGATTTTCCTCAAAACCAGCTTGTGGGTTTCTTACGCTTAGAGCAGGTTCTAGAACTAATTCCAGTGAGCAAAGCCACCTGGTGGAATGGCTGTCGAAGTGGCCAGTTTCCCAAACCCTATAAGCTGGCTCCGCGCATTACGGCCTGGAGAGCGAGTGATATTCAAAATTGCTTGAACAGTTTTCAATGCGGCAATTACTGA
- a CDS encoding helix-turn-helix domain-containing protein: MANAMSGLLFLFFNQELSTMAHKNTLNPLLNRKQAARYLGVSPGTLAVWDCTKQKHLNPILVGKLVHYRLADLDQFLDQRLVD; encoded by the coding sequence ATGGCCAATGCTATGTCCGGCTTACTGTTTTTGTTTTTCAACCAGGAGCTTTCAACAATGGCCCACAAAAACACGCTCAATCCCTTACTCAATCGCAAACAGGCGGCTCGTTATCTAGGTGTTTCGCCCGGCACGTTAGCGGTTTGGGATTGCACCAAACAAAAGCATCTCAATCCGATTCTGGTGGGCAAACTGGTGCATTATCGTTTAGCGGATTTGGATCAATTTCTCGACCAACGACTAGTGGACTAA
- a CDS encoding JAB domain-containing protein, whose protein sequence is MLEQFKILLLDCQNNCLAISDIATGGMSACLVDPKVFFVTALNANASGIILSHNHPSGSQQPSQQDLALTRKLADCGKLLNTAVLDHYAEQLLFLC, encoded by the coding sequence TTGCTAGAGCAGTTCAAAATCTTGCTGTTGGATTGCCAGAACAATTGTTTAGCGATTTCAGACATTGCGACCGGTGGTATGAGTGCTTGCCTTGTCGATCCAAAAGTGTTTTTTGTAACAGCTTTAAATGCCAATGCCTCTGGAATTATTCTGTCGCATAATCATCCATCGGGGAGCCAGCAACCGAGCCAACAAGATTTAGCCTTGACCCGCAAACTCGCTGATTGCGGCAAATTACTCAACACCGCTGTATTGGACCATTACGCCGAGCAATTACTATTCCTTTGCTGA
- a CDS encoding ArdC family protein, giving the protein MTNPITQNAHLTKQHPTSSSPVSSQQDIYARVTAKILDDLEQGNLSWRKPWNSAHLAGQVMRPLRWNDIPYTGINTLLLWNVASERGFTSPYWMTFKQANQMKANICKGEKGTQIVFADTFTKAEEDANGDIKSNRIPFLKCYTVFNAAQIDGLSDGFYKTLEPVVINQQTRNPKLEQFFAQTKAEIYIASKAYYAQSTDSIQMPPFESFETAVRYYGVLAHELTHWTKHPKRLDRDLGRKTYGDEGYAKEELVAELGACFLAADLGFEPVPESHHAAYVQSWLQVLKNDKRFIFSAASQAQKAVDYIYHLQGPSG; this is encoded by the coding sequence ATGACCAATCCAATTACTCAAAATGCACACCTAACTAAGCAACATCCAACATCCAGTTCACCTGTATCCTCTCAACAGGATATTTACGCCCGTGTCACGGCTAAAATTCTAGATGATCTGGAACAGGGAAATTTATCGTGGCGCAAGCCCTGGAATTCTGCGCATTTAGCTGGTCAGGTCATGCGTCCGCTACGTTGGAACGATATTCCTTACACCGGGATCAATACGCTCCTTCTCTGGAATGTTGCTAGTGAACGAGGCTTTACCTCGCCTTACTGGATGACGTTCAAACAGGCAAACCAGATGAAAGCCAATATCTGCAAAGGGGAGAAGGGAACTCAGATTGTCTTTGCCGATACCTTTACCAAAGCAGAAGAGGATGCCAATGGCGACATTAAATCCAATCGTATTCCATTTCTCAAATGCTACACGGTCTTCAATGCTGCCCAAATTGATGGCTTATCCGACGGCTTTTATAAAACCCTGGAACCCGTTGTTATCAATCAGCAGACGCGCAATCCGAAACTCGAACAGTTTTTTGCGCAGACGAAAGCGGAAATTTATATTGCTTCCAAAGCGTATTACGCGCAAAGTACGGACAGCATTCAAATGCCGCCGTTCGAAAGCTTTGAAACAGCTGTTCGCTATTATGGGGTGTTAGCCCATGAATTGACACATTGGACTAAACACCCTAAACGCTTAGATCGGGATTTAGGTCGTAAAACGTATGGTGATGAAGGTTACGCCAAAGAGGAACTCGTGGCCGAATTAGGCGCTTGTTTTCTAGCCGCTGACTTAGGCTTTGAACCCGTACCAGAATCGCATCATGCGGCTTACGTACAATCCTGGCTCCAGGTATTAAAAAACGATAAGCGCTTCATTTTTTCGGCTGCCTCACAGGCGCAGAAAGCTGTTGATTATATCTATCACCTACAAGGGCCTTCTGGTTAA
- the mobF gene encoding MobF family relaxase, producing MIQSTSSGQAKEYFNESLHQSDYYLNNQEQPGQFYGNVAARFGIVGVATQNAFQALCENINPVTGQALTPRKRDNRTVGYDINFHCPKSVSILHALTDDNHILNAFQESVQQTMLDIEADAQTRVRKNGKDGDRLTGGLIWADFIHQTARPVDNAVPDPHLHCHSFVFNVTWDAVEQQFKAGQFRSIKQDMPYYQARFHKRLADKLVELGYRVRRTDKAFEITGVPEHIIDLFSKRTNEIGQIAKELGITDQAKLDQLGARTRAKKQKGLTMNQLKQEWRRQIFALGMHDKDEGDQPIRFAPVKPVASPSPKQCVDHALAMRFERVSVMQDRRILEVAYRQGLGFPTLTVEQITNRFADDKRIIRVKDGAKTLCTTKEVLREEKRMVALAHQGKGNLPPLYPVAPVIPLEGEQHEAVSHVLTTTNRVSIIRGRAGTGKTTLMKEAIRLIEETGRKVTVVAPTAQAARGVLRDEGFNEAETVAKLLSSSELQAGLANGVLWVDEAGLLDTKDMTALLTLAIKKNARLILSGDTRQHSSVMRGDALRILNTVAGIRSAEVSRIYRQRNLDYRKAVQALADNKVGDAFSTLDGMGAIITLDPANSFTVLADDYMATLKKGKTTLVVSPTHKEGEQVTKAIREKLRETGRIASEETGVVQLVNTNLTLAEKSDLRNYRSGQVIQFNQKLAGIERGSRWVVHSVANGIVHIKDTSGKHTFLPLDRMEQFDVYRPSEIALSKGDKVRITRNGYDANKKRLTNGQMLDVIAIAPNGALRLHNKASKATYTVPAHFGHIAHGYCLTSHAAQGKTVDEVFIAQPPSTFSATNLNQFYVSVSRARDGVHIYTDDKPALLVHASELGNRLSALELVKRRKSRHKAVEYLIQAARPLPPKVKPSIKRMETPDKPKPIQRKPNNRAPRPTL from the coding sequence ATGATTCAAAGTACCTCGTCTGGACAAGCTAAAGAGTATTTCAACGAATCTTTGCACCAATCCGATTATTATCTCAATAATCAAGAACAGCCTGGCCAGTTCTATGGTAATGTAGCCGCTCGTTTTGGCATTGTGGGTGTAGCGACACAAAACGCCTTTCAAGCTCTCTGTGAAAACATTAACCCAGTTACGGGTCAGGCTCTCACTCCACGTAAGAGAGACAATCGCACGGTTGGTTACGACATTAATTTCCATTGCCCAAAATCCGTTTCCATCCTGCATGCCCTGACCGATGACAATCATATTCTGAATGCGTTTCAGGAAAGCGTTCAGCAAACTATGCTGGACATTGAAGCCGACGCTCAGACACGAGTTCGCAAAAATGGTAAAGATGGAGACCGACTAACAGGTGGACTGATCTGGGCGGATTTTATCCACCAAACGGCAAGACCCGTTGATAACGCTGTGCCTGATCCACACCTCCACTGTCATTCGTTTGTGTTCAATGTGACATGGGATGCGGTTGAACAGCAGTTCAAGGCGGGGCAATTCCGGTCGATCAAACAGGATATGCCCTATTATCAGGCGAGGTTTCATAAACGACTGGCCGATAAGCTGGTTGAACTTGGCTATCGTGTCCGGCGCACCGACAAAGCCTTTGAAATCACTGGTGTGCCGGAGCATATCATCGACCTGTTCTCCAAACGCACCAACGAAATCGGCCAGATTGCCAAAGAACTCGGCATTACCGATCAAGCCAAACTAGACCAATTGGGAGCACGAACCCGCGCTAAGAAGCAAAAGGGTCTAACTATGAACCAGCTCAAGCAAGAATGGCGCAGACAAATATTCGCGCTGGGCATGCACGATAAAGACGAAGGCGATCAACCGATCCGTTTTGCCCCAGTCAAACCTGTAGCATCGCCCTCCCCCAAACAATGCGTCGATCATGCGTTGGCGATGCGGTTTGAGCGGGTGTCGGTCATGCAGGATCGGCGAATTTTGGAAGTCGCCTATCGGCAGGGTCTTGGCTTTCCAACGCTGACCGTTGAGCAAATTACCAACCGCTTTGCAGATGATAAGCGCATTATTCGGGTCAAGGATGGAGCCAAAACACTCTGCACGACCAAAGAGGTTTTGCGTGAGGAGAAACGGATGGTGGCTTTAGCGCATCAGGGCAAAGGCAACCTGCCTCCACTTTATCCAGTTGCCCCTGTAATTCCATTGGAAGGCGAACAACATGAAGCAGTATCCCATGTATTGACCACTACCAACCGCGTGTCAATCATCCGAGGACGAGCGGGAACCGGCAAAACCACATTGATGAAAGAAGCCATTCGACTAATCGAGGAAACGGGGCGTAAAGTCACAGTCGTGGCCCCGACAGCACAAGCGGCACGGGGCGTGTTGCGGGATGAAGGATTTAACGAAGCCGAAACGGTTGCCAAACTACTTTCTTCTTCGGAACTGCAAGCAGGTTTAGCCAATGGTGTGTTGTGGGTTGATGAAGCCGGATTGTTGGATACCAAGGATATGACCGCCCTGCTCACGCTAGCCATTAAAAAAAACGCACGGCTGATTTTAAGCGGGGATACCAGGCAACATAGCAGTGTCATGCGTGGGGATGCTTTACGGATCTTAAATACCGTTGCGGGTATCCGATCAGCCGAGGTTAGCCGCATCTATCGGCAACGCAATCTAGACTACCGCAAAGCCGTTCAAGCTTTAGCCGATAACAAAGTCGGAGACGCATTTTCTACGTTGGATGGCATGGGAGCGATCATTACCCTTGATCCGGCCAATTCCTTTACCGTCTTAGCCGATGATTATATGGCTACTTTGAAAAAAGGGAAAACGACTTTGGTGGTTTCACCGACGCACAAGGAAGGCGAACAGGTCACTAAAGCCATTCGAGAGAAATTGCGCGAGACAGGACGGATTGCCAGCGAAGAAACAGGCGTTGTGCAACTGGTCAATACCAATTTGACATTGGCTGAAAAAAGTGATCTGCGTAATTATCGCTCCGGTCAAGTCATCCAGTTTAACCAGAAGCTGGCTGGCATCGAGCGCGGTTCGCGGTGGGTAGTTCATTCTGTGGCCAATGGCATAGTCCATATTAAGGATACCAGTGGCAAGCACACATTCCTGCCCTTGGATCGCATGGAGCAATTCGACGTGTACCGACCCAGCGAAATCGCGCTGTCGAAAGGCGATAAAGTACGCATTACCCGTAATGGATACGATGCAAATAAAAAACGGCTGACGAATGGGCAAATGCTGGATGTTATCGCCATCGCCCCCAATGGAGCTTTGCGCCTACACAACAAGGCAAGCAAAGCCACTTATACCGTTCCAGCCCATTTTGGCCATATCGCACATGGCTATTGCCTGACCTCGCATGCCGCACAAGGCAAGACCGTCGATGAGGTGTTTATTGCGCAACCGCCCAGCACCTTTTCGGCCACCAATCTCAACCAATTTTATGTGTCGGTGTCACGGGCGCGCGATGGTGTACATATCTATACCGATGATAAACCCGCTTTGTTAGTCCATGCCTCTGAATTAGGAAATCGGTTATCAGCATTGGAACTCGTGAAACGCAGAAAGTCAAGGCATAAAGCAGTCGAGTATTTAATCCAAGCAGCACGACCCTTACCACCGAAAGTAAAACCGTCAATCAAGCGTATGGAAACTCCAGACAAGCCGAAACCCATTCAGCGAAAGCCAAACAATCGTGCACCCCGTCCAACTCTTTAG
- a CDS encoding DUF4062 domain-containing protein: MPALVQHITAFLSSPGGLTDERDLICSIVDELNRQIRFSHNSVVDVLRWENDTYPSASGSYAQETINDQVGYTYDLFIGLMWDRFGTPTAKADSGTEEEFDIAYSRFKAGENVKILFYFKKLSGALTNFQKKEKKKIDEFKNKLKRLGILYSEFNSDNIEKFKNDFRIHLQKSIGGILANPQADIERKDMLINAGAQLQLLTDALKSKNKSLLFSSLIHHAIVDGTDLHNKFHIKGKNQHPHESPMMSFNSVSSVPSAKASMKMYCKDLLNNVDLKVTCRDQDKDNVKQLFVIFDKPLKNDDPFDLELSYTQMNTMYLDEEDFITSGFSYDNVIDYYTFVVEFKDRVPEILRINYFDPLLSKVQTVFLSGKGKDKSVFEISISSAKISLLNSMNLIANFKRS; the protein is encoded by the coding sequence ATGCCAGCTTTAGTTCAACACATTACAGCTTTTTTATCATCACCTGGGGGATTAACAGACGAACGAGATTTGATTTGTTCTATCGTTGATGAACTTAACCGACAAATTAGATTTTCTCATAATTCTGTTGTAGATGTTTTGCGATGGGAGAATGATACGTATCCTTCGGCAAGTGGCTCTTATGCACAGGAGACAATTAATGACCAAGTTGGTTACACTTATGATTTATTCATCGGCTTGATGTGGGATAGGTTTGGAACCCCTACAGCAAAAGCTGATTCTGGTACAGAAGAAGAGTTTGATATTGCATATTCTCGTTTCAAAGCTGGTGAAAATGTGAAAATCTTATTTTACTTTAAAAAACTTAGTGGTGCACTAACAAACTTTCAGAAAAAGGAGAAAAAGAAAATCGATGAATTTAAAAATAAATTAAAAAGACTTGGTATCTTATACAGCGAGTTCAATTCAGATAATATAGAAAAATTCAAGAATGACTTTAGAATCCATTTACAAAAATCAATAGGAGGTATTTTAGCTAATCCTCAAGCGGATATCGAAAGAAAAGATATGCTTATAAATGCAGGAGCCCAGCTTCAATTATTAACAGATGCACTAAAAAGTAAAAATAAATCACTACTATTTTCATCTTTAATTCATCATGCCATTGTGGACGGAACGGATTTGCACAATAAATTTCATATTAAAGGAAAAAATCAGCATCCCCATGAATCGCCCATGATGTCATTCAATAGTGTATCATCGGTGCCATCAGCCAAAGCAAGCATGAAAATGTATTGTAAAGATTTACTTAACAATGTAGATCTAAAGGTTACTTGTAGGGATCAGGACAAAGACAACGTTAAGCAATTGTTTGTAATTTTTGATAAACCTCTAAAAAATGATGATCCATTTGATCTAGAATTAAGTTATACACAGATGAATACAATGTATTTGGATGAAGAAGATTTTATAACTTCTGGATTTTCATATGATAATGTAATAGATTATTACACATTTGTCGTCGAATTTAAAGATAGAGTACCAGAAATTTTGAGAATAAACTATTTTGACCCACTTTTGTCTAAGGTACAAACAGTATTTCTTTCAGGTAAGGGGAAGGATAAATCAGTATTTGAAATTTCAATTTCAAGTGCTAAGATATCGTTGCTTAATAGCATGAATCTAATAGCAAATTTTAAACGGAGTTAA
- a CDS encoding site-specific integrase translates to MAKVKIVLRKKPNKDGTFPLALRITKDRKTSYIYLKHNIKENEWNEAEQSVKSSHPNSKRLNNFILKKKHEASDKSIEAETQNDDISVKAIKRKVKPVTGATFVPQAQLFLDRLKNAGNFNVYAAEKCRLKIFKDFIGGHDIAFSDITVGLLEKFKRHLKSDRKISDRTIVNYLITIRAVFNQAIKEESLDKKYYPFGGEDKINIKLPESTKIGISLDDVVKLETVKLTNPTHDHARNLWLTSYYFAGMRISDVLRLRWSDFQNERLHYTMGKNNKVGSLKLPEKVQRILEKYEPLKTSPDDLVFPNLKGLDLKNTFEVKKKIAYAVNRCNKILQEYITPIAKIQGKLTTHVARHTFATLAGDKVPLQMLQKLYRHSDVRTTMGYQSTFIYKDADEALEAVIGS, encoded by the coding sequence ATGGCTAAGGTTAAAATTGTTTTGCGTAAGAAACCCAACAAAGACGGTACTTTCCCTCTGGCGCTTCGTATTACGAAAGATAGAAAAACATCTTATATCTATCTCAAACACAATATAAAAGAAAACGAATGGAATGAAGCAGAACAGAGCGTTAAATCATCGCACCCCAATTCTAAACGTCTGAACAATTTCATTTTAAAAAAGAAACACGAGGCAAGCGACAAATCAATTGAAGCGGAAACACAGAACGATGATATTTCGGTGAAAGCCATTAAACGCAAGGTAAAGCCAGTAACTGGAGCAACCTTCGTCCCACAAGCTCAGCTTTTTTTAGATCGGCTGAAAAATGCCGGGAATTTCAATGTTTACGCTGCCGAAAAATGCCGCTTAAAAATATTTAAAGATTTTATAGGTGGCCACGACATTGCGTTTTCAGATATCACTGTTGGTTTGTTGGAGAAATTTAAGCGGCATCTTAAGTCGGACAGAAAGATCAGTGATAGAACGATTGTAAATTACCTGATTACTATTCGGGCAGTTTTCAATCAAGCTATTAAAGAGGAATCTTTGGATAAAAAATATTATCCTTTCGGTGGCGAAGATAAGATCAATATTAAGCTTCCCGAAAGCACCAAGATTGGTATCAGTCTGGACGATGTTGTTAAGCTTGAAACAGTCAAACTGACCAATCCAACTCATGACCACGCCCGTAATCTCTGGCTTACCTCCTATTACTTTGCAGGCATGCGCATTTCCGATGTTTTGCGGTTGCGATGGTCTGATTTCCAAAATGAACGCCTGCATTACACAATGGGTAAAAACAACAAGGTGGGTTCATTGAAGCTGCCTGAAAAAGTTCAGCGTATTCTGGAGAAATACGAACCATTAAAGACCTCTCCCGACGATTTGGTTTTCCCGAACCTGAAGGGTCTAGATTTGAAAAATACCTTTGAGGTCAAAAAGAAGATTGCCTATGCCGTTAATCGCTGTAATAAGATATTACAGGAATACATTACCCCTATTGCCAAGATACAGGGAAAGCTCACCACGCACGTAGCTCGACACACATTCGCGACGCTAGCTGGCGATAAAGTACCCCTGCAAATGCTACAAAAATTATACAGGCACAGTGATGTCAGGACGACAATGGGCTATCAATCTACCTTTATCTACAAAGATGCCGATGAAGCGCTGGAAGCAGTGATTGGCTCTTAA